From the Ctenopharyngodon idella isolate HZGC_01 chromosome 3, HZGC01, whole genome shotgun sequence genome, one window contains:
- the LOC127509963 gene encoding 60 kDa lysophospholipase-like: MAYTASALSFMCENLGKPVIFTGSQVPIYEMRNDGRENLLGALLIAGQYVIPEVCLYFHHKLFRGNRVTKVDPGSFNAFTSPNLPPLAQCNVDIKINWDIVWRANTTARFTVNTQLNRNVGLLRLFPGITADKVKAFLQPPMAGIVLETYGSGNAPDDDTELLDEIRKATERGLIMINCTQCLRGTVTTSYATGQALSDAGLVAGFDMTTEAALSKLSYVLEKDLSLEEKKKMLCRNLRGEMTADLDGAKLSLRDSRFIQILAKSLNVSCNEHSQELDAIRDALTPTLVCGAAKIGDTDTLKAIREMGSDLNMADYDGRSPLHVAACEGHLNVVEYLLNEGADVDAKDRFGDTPLHNAERFRHEDVVELLRRNGAHFSQDDMVDAGSSH; the protein is encoded by the exons GTGCCCATCTATGAGATGAGGAATGATGGGAGAGAGAACCTCTTGGGGGCGCTGTTGATAGCAGGACAGTATGTCATCCCTGAg GTTTGCCTGTATTTTCATCATAAGCTGTTCAGGGGCAATCGTGTCACCAAAGTGGACCCTGGGAGCTTTAACGCGTTTACCTCTCCAAACCTGCCGCCATTAGCACAATGCAATGTCGACATCAAAA TTAACTGGGACATTGTGTGGCGAGCCAATACAACTGCCAGATTCACTGTCAACACACAACTAAACCGTAATGTGGGTCTCCTGCGACTCTTCCCAGGAATCACTGCTGATAAA GTCAAGGCCTTCTTGCAGCCTCCTATGGCTGGGATCGTATTGGAGACCTACGGCAGCGGTAACGCCCCTGACGATGACACCGAGCTGCTGGATGAGATCCGTAAAGCGACAGAGAGAGGTCTCATCATGATCAACTGCACCCAGTGCCTCCGGGGCACGGTCACAACCTCATACGCCACTGGCCAG GCTCTGAGTGATGCCGGTTTGGTCGCTGGGTTTGATATGACCACAGAAGCCGCTCTTTCAAAACTCTCCTATGTGCTGGAAAAAGATCTCAGTCTAGAAGAGAAGAAGAAG ATGCTGTGTCGTAACCTGCGAGGTGAGATGACCGCTGATCTGGACGGAGCAAAGCTTTCTCTCCGCGACAGTCGCTTTATTCAGATCTTGGCCAAGTCCCTCAACGTTAGCTGTAACGAG CATTCACAGGAGCTTGACGCCATACGAGATGCACTAACTCCCACTCTGGTCTGCGGTGCTGCTAAGATCGGAGACACTGACACTTTAAAGGCCATAAGGGAAATG GGCTCTGACTTGAACATGGCAGACTATGATGGCCGCTCTCCTCTCCACGTCGCTGCATGTGAGGGGCATCTGAATGTGGTGGAGTATCTACTAAATGAAGGGGCTGATGTCGATGCCAAAGATCGCTTTGGTGATACACCACTTCACAATGCTGAACGCTTCAG GCATGAGGACGTTGTAGAATTGCTAAGGAGGAATGGAGCTCATTTTTCCCAGGATGACATGGTTGATGCTGGAAGCAG CCACTAG